The nucleotide sequence tactactactactactactactactactagtactactactactactagtactactactactactactactaccaacttagttcctcattggacgagtgggtatcgttctcagctagcactctgctggtcccgcgttcgattctccaagcGGCCAATGAAGTAATAATTAGcggtacgtttatcagtattgtcccccgagagtatattgtgatttttagccaaatgaattttgaaggccactcctaccttgacacccacCTGTGGGTGGACCTGTAGTCTCAaactgttgtgtatgttcgtcagtcctgtttctgtattatatatatctgtgacttCTGATACTATTCAGTGGCTTGgagataaagtcgaaaccggtcagggcctacacccctgctctcatttttcacctgtggcaatgtgtgacaaatgaatcacgtacaaaagttattgtaattatatatatatatatatatatatatatatatatatatatatatatatatatatatatatatatatatatatatatatatatatatatatgtatgtatgtatgtatgtatgtatatataactgaatcacagaaatatggaatgtgatgaatatttaaataaagataaaacccatggtggagtgctgcgagacctttcgactgtctgtcgtcctttacttagcagtctgctaagtaaaggaccacagacagtcgaaaggccttacagcactccagtgtttcctttcctttgtggattttatctttatatatatatatatatatatatatatatataatatatatatatatatatatatatatatatatatatacatacactgtatatatgtatactgaatcacaaaaatatggaacgtgatgaatatataaatatagataaaatccacaaaggaaagggaagcactagagtgctgtgaggcctttcgactctttcgtcctttacttagtctgctaagtaaaggacgaaagagtcggaaggcctcgcagcactccagtgtttccctttccttcgtggattttatctttatttatactgtatatatgcatgcatgcattcatgTGCTGACACAAGTATGTTTTACAAATTATGTTCCCGTGTGTAGTAAAAGCATTCCTTTTTCCATTCAGGTTGCAATCCCTGATGTCCTACAAGCAGCGCAAGACGCCGATGTCCTGGTGTTCGTCATTCCACATCAGTTCATCAAGACAATATGTGCACCCCTTGTGGGGAAACTCAAGCCCACGGCTGTCGGGATTTCACTTATCAAGGTGAGATTTACGACGAAGCCTTGTCCTCGTGAAGGATTGCTGTGCGTTTGTCTTAGTGTAGTGTGTGGAAAGAGCTGATTTCAAATGAATGTTACACATACTGTATAACCAAGCTTCAGTCGTTAATAACTCATATTTTATGATAGAAATTGAATGTATATTCTTGGGAGCTTTTTCATGtatgaaggttgaaatttcttAAGAAAAACGTTGCAGTTATTACAGTATTGGTTACTCTCCCGAAGACCACAGTACACTGTTATCTCTTGTAATGCTTTATTTGGGAGACTCATGTGTAACGtaggtaaataaaggaaaaaagcacCTTTAATAAACATCGTTTTGGAAAATATGCTACAATACTAAGTCCCTCTGAAAACCACTATTTTTAGCAGTTTTTGGTGCAAAAACCTTTTTTATGACTTATTTTTCATGGATCTTGCAGGGCTTCGACATAGCGGAAGGTGGTGGCATTGCGCTTATCTCTCATATCATTCACAAAGTCGTAAATATTCCCATGTCTGTCCTCATGGGGGCCAATCTAGCCGGAGAAGTTGCAGACGAAAAATTCTGTGAGACTACGATAGGTGAGACGTGATGataatttgctttttaatgtgttttatcTAAGGCTTTCAGTACTGTATCTAGTTTGTGGAGCACAGGGAGTTATAGCAAgacttattttaataaaagaacaaGTAATACATGCGCCGGATTCGGAACAGtttttcggcgtaatcgagttttctgcacacctgctacagcttataatcaaggccaccgaatatagagaTATCTTTGGTGGTCTCAGATAAttctgtatgagctgcagcccatgaaactttaaccacggcccggtggtggcctatcctatattgttgccagggGCACGAtgatgggtaactttaaccttaaataaaataaaaactagtaaggttagagggctgcaatttggtatgtttgatgactggagggtggatgatcaacataccaatttgcagccctctaggctaagtagtttttaagatctgagggtggataaaaaaaaagccagcacaatagttgtcttttataAAAAACTAAGAAGGTTGGGAATAAATACCACACTAGCTTACAATGCAGTGATCTGGCAAAGTAAAAAAGTGGTTGCCAAAATAAATGCAAACTTgaataaagcaaatgaaaaaacttTGGAACTTTTGTTACTGATTCTAGAGTCCCTTCACCTGACCATGTCTTGTACAGTAAAGGgtttcttttaaaagtaaaattgattTTCTGAATATATGCTGATTCCTTAAGTGTTTTCTGTTTGGTTgattaaaaagtgcatttaagaaagaaatttcaaCTCCACTTTTCTCATAAACCCTATTTTTAACAGGTTGCCGAGACATAAATGTTGGCCGAATGTATCGAGATCTCATCCAGACAGATTATTTTAGAGTTGTTGTAGTTGATGACGTAGAAGCTGTTGAAGTATGTGGTGCTCTCAAGGTAAGGATGTTAGAAGCTGACTGATCAAGTTCAATAGTAAGTCTCTGTGCAAAGTACATGTGTTAAATAGCACTCTAGGAACTTCTGTTGCCTGTCATATTGAGcttttgtatttccagttattcaTACCTTATTATCCTACTAGTTGGGTTTCCTCATGTCAGCCACAGGTTGTGAGGTTATTATTCTTGCTGGAAAAGGATGCGGTCAGGTCACATACTTGTAGTTCTGGGATATCACTCAGTATTGAAGGCTTTCCCCAGTAAGAGGATTCTGTGCTGCTAGCTAACAAGGAATTCTAGATGGATCCTTCTATGTATTAAGAGAAGAGTGTTTATCCCGTAACTGACTGATACTTCATGCCagcagaaattttattttggatgAAAGGGTCccatttttggtttttatggctTACTGgaatattgttcatttttttatatgttcttggtTTAGTTCTCTTGTTCTTAACAATGATGGTTCTTGATTCATATTTCACTGTTTCCTTTGTGAACTATGCATCTGTAAGAATTACTTTTGATAATCCCTTATGCAATAATTTATATCGTTGTTCACATAAATGTTTGTGCATTGTGCACATAGCTATATTATCAGTTTCATTCAAAAcccaaatgcattttatttttcagaacattGTAGCAACAGGTGCTGGTTTCATAGATGGCCTTGGCTTCGGTGATAACACAAAAGCTGCTGTCATAAGATTAGGTCTTATGGAGATGATTAAGTTCTGTGAGGTAAGGTCTTCTTTAAAAGAATCTAAGATTGGGAATGAATTCCTTTTATGACAGGTTGTTCATTTCATCTTTGATACTTTTTGTTGTTTCTGAATCTGCACAACTTTGTTAAGGATTTGTGTCACAAAGGTGGTTATTATTGAAGTAAAAGTTGTAGAGTATTTCTTTGAGCACTTACAGATACTAAAATATAGTTAGTATTATGGCTTTTCAGGaaattaatactgtactgtattggtaCTTTTGTATGCACTTACTATACTTAACATAATTCATACTATTTCTGAGCATTTAAAGGAGGGCTGAACTTAATATAGGATGCTGGAACACTTCCTTGAAAGTTAAAGGTAAAAGGTATCTAATTTGTTGGGTATAGGATTAGCCCAAATCAGGAAGGTATGTATTGTAgttgtttatcttttatcataCCTTGCAGTGCATCGTTCAGTTAGTATTCCATCATTAGTGAAATTTTCCTGTTCTTTGAGAAAGTGTGGCTTTATGAGAATTCAGTCAATATAGTATTACATTTTGTGCATAGTGTGTCCTGCAACCGTACCTGCTGTACTTGTTAGAAAAAGTTAGATGGCTCGAATTGTGTACTAAGGTGATATTTCCTTAAACCATTGGCATATAGATTTGTGTACATTGGTGTTTGAGGACTGAATAGTTCATATGGTGTAGCATGAGCATTGGATACTGCTCATAGAAGTATATTGCATATCAAGGAAAGTTGTTCAGATTCTTACACAAACACTGATACAGTTTTGTGGAAATGTACCCCACTGCATTAGAGgagaattttatatgaaaaagaattaatatccTGAGTCAATTCCTGTGAAGATcaagatccatttttttttaatctgactgCACTGCATAATTGAGAATAATACTGATAATTGAAGGGATTGATTTCTCTAatgttgtttggttttattttcaggtattctATGCTGGCTCAAAACTAGGTACATTCTTTGAAAGTTGTGGTGTTGCAGATCTTATCACAACATGTTATGGAGGGAGGAATAGGAGAGTTGCTGAAGCCTTTGTTAAAACAGGAAAGGTAAGAAGTACATAGACTAACTTAAATTGAAAAGACATGAATGTTAAATCTGTATTGTGTAGGCTGGATATAATGATAACTAATGAAATAGCACATtaaatgtatttctgtttttcagaccagtgtttcatatttttattaatggaaaCTTTTTAATCTATCTCATTAGTCTATTGAAGAACTGGAGAAAGAGATGTTAAATGGCCAAAAACTTCAAGGACCTCAGACTGCAGCTGAAGTAAATTACATGCTCAAGAACAAGGATATGGAAGATaggtaaatgaatatattatgttGGATATTTAGGGTTTACAGTCTAACATGCTTTAATACAGTAATCATCAATTTAATAACTTACATTAAATTCCTGTCTTGATAGGAAATGGATTGAAAACCTTAAGAAATGTTGTAATTCAAGAGTTTGAGTTCTTGAAATGAATGCTGTCCATCCTCTTGTTAAACATTTGAATCCAGAAACATCCTCTAGAAGCCAATATtgttaacataaaacaaaactgatcttatttttgtattattactgCGGGGTTGTTAAGTACTTTAACAAGACCACTCAGCCACATTCATAGAAACTCAAAGAGCTTTCATGGAGGATTGGAGGATTATTTTCTTACATGAGTGGCAAAAATTGGAgcacaataaaatttaataagttGGTCTGGTAGGTGGGGAAGGAACCAAAGGTATGGGAGGaacaaatgaaaagcagaaaGTTATGCAGTTTGTGACCTAAGGAATGTTGGAGTGAACATTCAGTAGCCCCTGTATTGTGATACAGTGAGCACACTGAGCAGTACTGCTTATGGAGACTAGGTAGAATATAATTGCAAGACTTTTATGGCTAGAAATATTGTGTTCATGTGTtaactgttttttatttggttGAGCACGTAGATATACATTGATTGGCAAAGATATTTCATAAACACATGGCTCCATGAGTTGGTAATATTTGTGGCTTGCCTTGCATGGCACACTTCAGATATACTTGTGAGTCTGTTATGATCAAGATGCCACATATCAAGGTCCTCCTTGAGGAGGAGGCATGAGCAATGGGTAGCATTGACATACACAGTTAAATTATTGCTCAAGTAGCTTACCAGtagatttttgttgaaaaataaggTGCAGATTTTTATGTGCCTAAAGTCCTTTATATCCATTAGAGTAATGATGACGATCACACACTTCCTCCAAGTTCAAATCTTCGCCCCCCCCTCTGGGTTGCCTAATTCATTCCCTGTTTTTCATATCAGTCTTGACTATAAAGTCATGTACTGTATTTAATAGAGCAATTGAGGGCATGGCTTGAGGGAAGAAAAGATTCCTCTTTGTATGGTGGTATCTGCTTGCCATCCAGAGATTAAGCTTGTGCATTCAAAGCTGCTGTCAGGAAAAGGCAATTTTGATAATTCTAACAAGAACCTTGGACCACCAGCCACTTTCAAGGAATGCATAGGTCACACTTATCTGGGAAAATAATGTGAAGCCCCATGGAgattttgtatactgtacttcCTTTTTATTGATAGAGTCATCAGTATTATGAATGAATGTTCATTTACTGCTTTGAAAACATACTGTGAGATGAAATTATCATGTGAATAAAATTTGTGACATGCATCTATCATGTGAAATTATATTTGGCTTTCAGATTAAGGAAGTTAAGACTACAGTTTTTCTGCATAAAAAGCACAAAACAATATCGTCATTTCTTTCCAGGTTCCCACTTTTCACATCCATACACCGTGTCTGCTTGGGTGAAATTCCACCATCTGGTATGATAGACTGTATTCGAAACCATCCAGAACATATGTGAGTATATTCAGGTTTCTTCCACCAGAATCCTGGCTATGTATTTGTTAGAAATGTTAAGATTTGgtaatgttttgtgttttttgtgtgtttatgtctcATGTTTGCATTTTTCCTAGGTTTTCGTTGATGCAGATTGGCAAACTGAATGGTAATTGTTTTGCTTCTGTGCTGggtatttcattcttttgttttttgattgTGGTGTCTCTGGTATCTAAACTGATAAGTGgcattttcttttgaagtttttagAAATGCCTTATCACATGATATAAAATTCACGtaatacattaaatattaatgttaatacatTAAACATTAGAATTGccataattacattaaaaacttttaacaTAATGAAAATGAGCCTTCGaccagatattttattatactctGTATGAGCACAACTCTTCTTGGTTGTCACGGATGCAAGTCTCATGAAGGATAGGATTctgtttgttcattaattttacaGGTACTATGTGCAAGGGATAGATACTTTGAGCAATCTCACTTAGGTTGTTTAACTGGGATAtgattctcatttcattttatgcaGTAGGTCCCATAGCTTGTAGTAATGATCATTGTACCAGCTTTATGGAAATGATTATTACACATTGAAAAATTTTGGATGTACAGTAACTACTTGATCTCATGCTTTGGttgtttttatcatatatataaagcatagcCATTCTTGGTTTTGGTTGGTCTACTGTTGATCCCTAATTCAGTGGACTTCATAAATATTCAGGATTCAAAAGTTAATGAAGTCATAAGTACTGAATGTTGCATAATCTTATTCTAAATACAGTATAAGATTACTGGgaggaaaaaatttttctctatttttcaatTATGGAAATTGTTTTGAGCACTGAATTCTTGTTTATTAATGGATGAAGCTACATAGGTGTGGAATTCGAGGCCTCTGGAAGTTGCTGTATGCAAGTAACTTGGTGCTAATTGTGGAATCAATGGGatctgaaaaatgtataaaaaatggaagataGTAATGGAGGAGAGACTGAAAATCAGAGTATGCAAAACCCAGGTACTGTATATGGCCACCAGAAAGTCCAGTCAGGTTAGTTTCCATGTGGATACTTTGAGAGGGATGTTTGGCAAGTGAAGTGCTTTTTTAGCAAATATAACAGCTGTTATCACAGGAGATGCTCAGTATTATAAAATGTACAAGGAATAAGGAATTTATGATCCATGAAATGTCTAGAGCATATTGAAAGGAGAGGGAGGACCAAGTTGTGGAGGGTCAGGCTTTGAAGGACGTTATCATTTCTGTTACCTTGGTAACATAATGATTGGTGAAGCTGGTATGGAGAGGATAGTAAGAAAAAGATGGCAACAGCCTAGATGAAATGGGAGGAGATTGCTGGCCTACTCTACTGGTAAATAAAATGATCccattggtaaataaataaatttaacattgATGGTGGATCTGTAATGCATTTGCCATACTGTAGTTCTCTGTGCAGGAGAGACATGGgtaattgcaaagaaaataaaattatagaaattttgaaagtgtgtgtttataaaatgttgaatacatAGCTGCAGTACACTGGGAAGATCATACATATGACAAATGGGGAGGTAACTGTGAAATGTATTGACCAGAACTGGGAAAATAACTTGAGACATCAcagattgagatggtttgggctTGCGGTGAGGAGGGAAGAGGACCAGCTTAGTAGTGATATGGAAGTAGCAGGATGAAGACTAGTAAAGTTGCCTTGAAAGTTATGTTGAAAGGACATAGATTAAGAGTTGGACCAGATAGGAATGCAGGCACAAAGTACTTAAGACAAGAAGAGAGTGGATATGTATTTCATGTCTAACCCAGTAAAGGAAAAACCTTATttaaattattgaatgatagtggAAATCTGTTTCATGCCGATGTCACTTAGTGGCACTGTATACTATAGTACACATATTTAGTCTGGAAAATTGTTACCATTCTTATTGTTTTTGGCATGCTTCGTTTTGTAGTCACTGCTCGTCTttccaagtacagtactgtatgcttTATCCTGTCATGAGGTCATAGCAGAGCATGCAAGAGCATTGCAGATGGTGATGATTAGATCTATAGGGTGAACTTTCTTATATGGATATGGCCTGCAGTGTGGGTATGCATGTACTGTACCTTGTTGCCACAAAGGTCTATAGGATATAGAGGGTATTTACTAAGGACTACAGTAATAGTAATACATTCTTAGGAAAGCTCCAAAAGTCACTTTATGAACAAAATACTGTCCAAGAGGTTTAGATCCAAAGTTGTCATGGGAAATGGTACATGTCAAATGGGGCTGGGGATCCAGGTACTGTATAAGGATTCTAAGCAGGTAGCCTAAGCATGTCAAATGACAGAAGGGAGGAAAATAATGGTATGTTTGGAAGATAATTTAATTCCCTAGCTTTGAGTAGAGCTCTCTTGGATTAGTATGCCCCAAGACAAGCACCTTCCATACAGTTGCTTAGAGATGAACTTCCAAAGAGAGTTTGACACATGAAAGGTTCTTGATCAGAGAGGtccagagagaaaaaagaaaagtgcaGAAGCAAAGAGGTGAGACCTATGGCACAAGgacataaggaaatgttacgtttCCTTGGTTTTGTGaagaaatgcaaagtaaattttGAGGGTAGCTGCCCAGTGGGCaagaaaaaaccataaataaggATGGGATTTAAGATAGATGCTAAAGCAGAGGAAACTATAGTTCAAGGGGCCAAGACAAGACATTAAGGAGAGTAAAACTGGCTAGTGATAAAGCCAAGTCACATAGTCAGTGCAGACTTAAAATTCAAGGGGTATAAAGTAATCCATCAAAAAAGCATGCATAGCCAGCTATCCAAACAAAGGAGGTTAATCTAGTCTAGCTGAGCTAAAGAAACACATGGTTATGTACTACCAGTGCCATGCTGCAATATTAGTTAAACTAAGAATGGttggagtaaaatatatatataaactggcacTAGCATTTGACCATAAGATAAGGAGGAAGGTATTTGCTAACACATGGTAGTAAAAGAGAGGGACTGATGGAATTGAATAGCATACCAGTGAACTAAGTAGTAAAGATTGAAAAGTAGTACTGAAGGAAAGGTCAGTTTGTTAAGTTTGGCAATTACCACCCAAAAGGCAAGTCAAATCACAAACACCTCATACTCTTCTGTCATATAAATCCATTAGTACTGCAGGAAACCTAGTCCCCATATGTGTCAAGTGTAGTTAATTTCACCTCAGAGGTTTGGCTAACACTTAGCAAAATAGAATTAATGAAAGGGTTGGTATCAGAATTAGATCAGAAGAACTATAAAGTTTACCCTCAGGTGATTGACATTTGAGATTTAATCAGTTCTGTCAAGAT is from Macrobrachium rosenbergii isolate ZJJX-2024 chromosome 10, ASM4041242v1, whole genome shotgun sequence and encodes:
- the Gpdh1 gene encoding glycerol-3-phosphate dehydrogenase [NAD(+)], cytoplasmic isoform X1, translated to MLFGSNVVLLRVGRCLTASALGRFSRVSPSVCGGCGAGHRVTFSRTVNQSTAMSTPKKICIVGSGNWGSAIAKIIGNNVTKFDQFDNEVRMYVYEEMIDGKKLTEIINTTHENVKYLPGKKLPENVVAIPDVLQAAQDADVLVFVIPHQFIKTICAPLVGKLKPTAVGISLIKGFDIAEGGGIALISHIIHKVVNIPMSVLMGANLAGEVADEKFCETTIGCRDINVGRMYRDLIQTDYFRVVVVDDVEAVEVCGALKNIVATGAGFIDGLGFGDNTKAAVIRLGLMEMIKFCEVFYAGSKLGTFFESCGVADLITTCYGGRNRRVAEAFVKTGKSIEELEKEMLNGQKLQGPQTAAEVNYMLKNKDMEDRFPLFTSIHRVCLGEIPPSGMIDCIRNHPEHMPPNCFKLSMESSD
- the Gpdh1 gene encoding glycerol-3-phosphate dehydrogenase [NAD(+)], cytoplasmic isoform X2 is translated as MLFGSNVVLLRVGRCLTASALGRFSRVSPSVCGGCGAGHRVTFSRTVNQSTAMSTPKKICIVGSGNWGSAIAKIIGNNVTKFDQFDNEVRMYVYEEMIDGKKLTEIINTTHENVKYLPGKKLPENVVAIPDVLQAAQDADVLVFVIPHQFIKTICAPLVGKLKPTAVGISLIKGFDIAEGGGIALISHIIHKVVNIPMSVLMGANLAGEVADEKFCETTIGCRDINVGRMYRDLIQTDYFRVVVVDDVEAVEVCGALKNIVATGAGFIDGLGFGDNTKAAVIRLGLMEMIKFCEVFYAGSKLGTFFESCGVADLITTCYGGRNRRVAEAFVKTGKSIEELEKEMLNGQKLQGPQTAAEVNYMLKNKDMEDRFPLFTSIHRVCLGEIPPSGMIDCIRNHPEHMCSFDKKHTAV
- the Gpdh1 gene encoding glycerol-3-phosphate dehydrogenase [NAD(+)], cytoplasmic isoform X4 yields the protein MLFGSNVVLLRVGRCLTASALGRFSRVSPSVCGGCGAGHRVTFSRTVNQSTAMSTPKKICIVGSGNWGSAIAKIIGNNVTKFDQFDNEVRMYVYEEMIDGKKLTEIINTTHENVKYLPGKKLPENVVAIPDVLQAAQDADVLVFVIPHQFIKTICAPLVGKLKPTAVGISLIKGFDIAEGGGIALISHIIHKVVNIPMSVLMGANLAGEVADEKFCETTIGCRDINVGRMYRDLIQTDYFRVVVVDDVEAVEVCGALKNIVATGAGFIDGLGFGDNTKAAVIRLGLMEMIKFCEVFYAGSKLGTFFESCGVADLITTCYGGRNRRVAEAFVKTGKSIEELEKEMLNGQKLQGPQTAAEVNYMLKNKDMEDRFPLFTSIHRVCLGEIPPSGMIDCIRNHPEHIKPV
- the Gpdh1 gene encoding glycerol-3-phosphate dehydrogenase [NAD(+)], cytoplasmic isoform X3; this translates as MLFGSNVVLLRVGRCLTASALGRFSRVSPSVCGGCGAGHRVTFSRTVNQSTAMSTPKKICIVGSGNWGSAIAKIIGNNVTKFDQFDNEVRMYVYEEMIDGKKLTEIINTTHENVKYLPGKKLPENVVAIPDVLQAAQDADVLVFVIPHQFIKTICAPLVGKLKPTAVGISLIKGFDIAEGGGIALISHIIHKVVNIPMSVLMGANLAGEVADEKFCETTIGCRDINVGRMYRDLIQTDYFRVVVVDDVEAVEVCGALKNIVATGAGFIDGLGFGDNTKAAVIRLGLMEMIKFCEVFYAGSKLGTFFESCGVADLITTCYGGRNRRVAEAFVKTGKSIEELEKEMLNGQKLQGPQTAAEVNYMLKNKDMEDRFPLFTSIHRVCLGEIPPSGMIDCIRNHPEHMSFKSKL